The Limnospira fusiformis SAG 85.79 genomic interval AGGGCCTTTTGACTTCCGGGACTTGGCCCCCCATTGGGAAACAAAGGATAAAAATGAGCGACGGGGATATCGGTGAGCCACACCTAACACCTAAAAATCATCAAAGAGGACAATAGACTATGGAAATTACACCCATCAAGTCGTAGGGGCTGGTTCTGCAATCATCTCTATTGAGGTCCAGACTCTTTATAACCCGCCCTTACTTAGCAATAGGAATCGACAGTTGAGCCTGGGAATCAACGATATCGAGATTACCATTAACTGGGCGGATGTTGCTTAACAGTTAATGCCCATTCTACCTGAGAGATAACCCCCCGTAGCATAGCAACTTCTGTACTAGATGGCTGGGCGCGGTTAAATAAATGCCTAAATTTTTCCATACGACTGCTGACGGTGTGGGGGTAGACATAACCGATTTTGAGTAGGAGGGTTTCTAGCTGTTGATAGTATCCTTCCAGTTGGTCGAGGGTGGCTGATAATGGTTCTGATGGTTCTGGGCTGGGTAATGTATTCTGGTCGATGAGGGTTTGAGCGCTTAGTGAGAGTTCGTAACAGCAGACAGCCACGGCTTGGGCTAAATTTAGGGATTCATAGGCGCTACTGCTGGGAATGCGAACTATCCTTTGAGCATAGTTTAGTTCTGTATTGCTCAAGCCACGATCTTCGGGACCGAAAATCAGGGCGGCGGGGCTGTGGAGTAGCCAGGGGAGGGTGGTTCTGGGATGTTCAAGGGTTCTGTCAAAACTACGATCGCGAGCGGTGGTGGCGATCGCCTTTTGGCATCCGATTAAGGCTGGGGGTAAACTGTCTACTATCTGGGCTGATTCTAAAACATCTTGGGCATGAACTGCCATGGTTTTAGCTTCGCAGCTCATGGGGTCACAGTGGGGGTTAACCAGTACCATTTGGGTTAACCCCATATTTTTCATTACCCTGGCGCACGACCCCACATTTAACGCTCCCGCCGGTTCAACCAATACAATCCTAATTTTAGCTAATGCGGTTTCCCACTGAGTCTCTACCATTGCTATCATAACCGCTGATATAATAAGCGAGCGATCAATGTTCTAGTATGGCACGTCAGCGAGC includes:
- a CDS encoding RNA methyltransferase; amino-acid sequence: MVETQWETALAKIRIVLVEPAGALNVGSCARVMKNMGLTQMVLVNPHCDPMSCEAKTMAVHAQDVLESAQIVDSLPPALIGCQKAIATTARDRSFDRTLEHPRTTLPWLLHSPAALIFGPEDRGLSNTELNYAQRIVRIPSSSAYESLNLAQAVAVCCYELSLSAQTLIDQNTLPSPEPSEPLSATLDQLEGYYQQLETLLLKIGYVYPHTVSSRMEKFRHLFNRAQPSSTEVAMLRGVISQVEWALTVKQHPPS